From Acidobacteriota bacterium:
GCGCCGTGTCGTCCTCGCGCAGGCACGAGGCCAGCGTCCATTGCGGGAAGGCGTCCGACACCGCCTGCTGTTCGACATCGTCGCCGACGATCAACAGGCGGGCGGACACGACGGCACCGATGCGATCCACCAGGGCCGGCGCGGACCGGTAGTCGATCGGGACGACGATGATGCCGCGCAACAGGCAGGCCCAGAGCGCGACGATCCACTCCGGACGATTCTCGCCCCAGAGCAGTACGGCCTCGCCCTTGCCGATACCCGCTGCGTGGAGCCGCGCGGCGAGGCGCCCCGCCGCCGCGCCGATCTCGTCGTAGCGAAACGTCCGCGTGCGATAGCCATCGTCGTGCACGAGGAACGGGTCCGTGCGTCGTGTGGCGTCGACGAAGAAGTCGATCAGCGTGGCGCGGGCCGGAGGCTGGCCCGATCCGGCCTGAGACGTCCCGCGGGAACCGGAGACCATGGGCCGCATATCATAGTGGACGCTCATGTCGGTTCCGCCGGTCTTCGCGGCAAGCGCGCTCTACGACAGCCTGCTTCAGAGCGCGCTCCAGCGCTTCCTGGCGCGTGCGACGCTCGAACTCGAGGCCTCGCTCACCGAGTCGTTCGCTGGTGCGCTGTCGATGGAGCCCACCGACGATCCGTGCGAGGTGGTGCTGCGATGGTTCGGCACGCGGCACATCCTCCACGTGCCGCGGTCGCAGCCGTTCACGGCGCACGAGGTGCGCGTGGCGCGCGCGATCGGCGAGGTGCTTTCGGCGCGCTATACGGCGCTGTTCGACCCGGCGGTGCTGGCCGCGCGCGCGGACCTGTTCCAGGGACTGATCGAGGACCGCTACGTGGCCGCGTTCCTGGACCGGCGGCCGTACAAGGCGGGCGCCGAGCGCAACCGCGCCGATCGTCTCGCACACTGTATCGAGGTGCTGCGCGTGGCGGCGCTCTCCAGCTACGAGAGCGCGGCGATCTCCTCGGGCCTGCTGGCCCTCGGCGACGCGGAGCCGCATGGCAGGCAGCCGTCCGCGCGCGTGTACGGGCAGTCGCTGACGGCCATCAAGAGTTTCTATCGCCTGTGCGACGGCGTGCGCACCGTCTTCCTCGTCGGCGAAGACGGGCTGCTGCTCGACATCATCGACATCACGCAACGGGCCCGGCAGATCCACCCGATGCTGGCCATCACCGCGCCCTGCCCATCCGCGTATCGCCAGCACGCCGCGGCCACGCTCGGCACGCGCGACACCTGCATCGTGTTGAGCCCCACCCACGAGATCAAGGTCTTCGCCGAAGGCGCGCTCGTGTTCACGTTCCGCAACGCGGACTGGCACCTGCTCGACATCGAGGCGAAGTACGTGCAGTGGCTGCAAGCCGTCGGGTCGCGGCCGATTGCCGAGAAGCTGTTCCAGTGCGCGCTCGACATGGCCGACGCGCGGCAGGGCGCGCTGCTCGTGGTGCTGCGCGACGCCGAGGCGGCCGGCATGCTCGTGGCACCGATCGATCGCCTCGACAGACCAGAGCTGCCGTCGACAGACGGCCTGAGTCAGCGCCGTCCGCTGCACTACCTCCTGCGCGGCAGGACGCTCGACGATGTGGAAGACAGCGTGCTCATGGCGCTGGCGAGCCTCGACGGGGCCACGGTGGTGGACACGCAGGGACGACTGATCGCCGCAGGTGCGATCCTGATGCATCCGCATGACGAAGGGGGAGACGCCTGGGTGTCGGAGGGCGCGCGGACGACGGCGGCGCAGACAGCGGGGCGGTTCGGGCCGGTATTGAAGGTGAGTACCGACGGGATGATCACGTGTTACGACGGCGGGCGCTTGTGGGAAATCTGACCGCCTCGCTCACGAACGGGCTCCGGGCTAGAATGGCCTCCCCGGCGGGCATGGCCGGCCGGGGACGAGGAAGGCGACAGCACTGATGCGAGTGTTCGTGACCGGGGCTACCGGCTACATCGGGTCGGCGGTGGTCGATGCCCTGCAGCGCGCGTCCCACGAGGTCGTCGCGCTGGTACGGCACCAGGCAAAGGCTCGGCGTCTGGCCGACCGCGGCGTGGAGTCGGCCGTCGGCACGCTGGGCAACCCGTCCACGTGGCGTCAGCAGGCGTCCACGTGCACGGGTTTCGTGCACGCGGCGTTCGAGCAGTCGCCCAAGGGCGTCGAGATCGATCGGATTGCGCTCGACACGCTCGTCGACCTGGCCCGCGCGGCGGGAGAGCGTGGACCGGCGTCCTTCATCTATACGTCGGGCATCTGGGTGCTCGGATCCTCGCCGGAACCCGTCGACGAGACGGCCCCCCTGCATCCGACTGACCTGGTCGCGTGGCGACCGGCTCACGAGCAACTCGTCCTCGATACGGCGTCAGACACATTGCGCGCGGCGGTCATCCGTCCCGGCATCGTGTACGGCGGCGCGCACGGTATCGTCTCCGACCTGCTGGCGTCTGCCGAGAACGGCCTCATGCGTATCGTCGGCTCCGGCGAGAACCACTGGCCGCTCGTGTACGACCGCGACCTGGCGGATCTCTACGCACGGGTGCTCGTGAGTGACGAGGGGCGTGGCGTCTTCCACGCCACTGACGGTGCGGACGAGCAGGTGCGCACGATTGCCGAGGCGATCGTCGAACATCGGCCGCATCCGCCCGACATCAGGTTCGTGCCGCTGGCCGAAGCGCGCGCGAAGATGGGACCGTACGCCGACGCGCTGGCGCTCGATCAGCGCATTCGCAGCCCTCGTGCGCATGCGCTCGGATGGAATCCGTCGCTCCGTTCCGTATCGGGGAACATCCCGCGCCTGTTCGAGGAATTGCGCCGGGGACGGGCGAGACAACAACAGGAACAGCAGGATTCGTAGGCAGGGGCGCCCCTGGTGGGTGCCCGTAAGGAGCCGTGGCCATGAAACTGACAGCCGGTGTCGGGCTGCTCACCGCAGCCCTCGTTTTTCCCGCGCAGGATGCGTCGGCGCAGACCGCATTCTCGGCCACGCATGCCGCCGCCACGGATCCGCACGCGGAGCACGCCATGGAGGCCGCGAGCCACGCAGGGCATCAGGCCGCGCCTGCGGCCGCGAACCTGCCGCCGGGCGAGGACGGCGCGAAGGCGCGCCTGAATTCGTCCCCGCGCCACGGAGAGTACGCCGACATCGCCCTCGCCGGCGGCAGTCCGCTGCGTGCGTGGGTGTCGTATCCGGAGCGCAAGGACAAGGCGCCCGTCGTCATTGTGATCCACGAGATTTTCGGGTTGTCCGACTGGATCCGATCGGTGGCCGATCAGCTCGCGGCAGACGGCTACATCGCGATCGCGCCGGATCTCCTCACGGGCAAGGGGCCCAACGGCGGTGGCACCGAGGCCTTCGCGTCGCGCGACGACGTGGTGGCGGGCGTGCGTGGGCTGACGCCAGACGAGGTCGTGGCCAGGCTGAATGCGGTGCGTGACTACGGCGTGAAGCTGCCTGCCGCGAATGGGAAGTCGGCGACGGTCGGCTACTGCTGGGGCGGGTCCACCAGCTTCATGTACGCCACCAGGCAGCCCGGCCTCGACGCTGCCGTCGTGTTCTACGGCGGGTCGCCGTCGGACCTCGGCACGCTCGCGTCAACGAAAGCTGCCGTGCTCGGCCTCTACGGCGAGAACGACGCGCGCGTGAATGCGACGATCGATCCGGCGAAGGCCGAGATGGGGCGCCTGAAGAAGGTGTTCGACACGCACATCTACGCGGGCGCCGGCCACGGCTTCCTGCGCGCGCAGTCGGGCCAGAATGGCGCCAACCTGAAGGCCACGCAGGAGGCGTGGCCGACGATGCTGGCGTTCTTCAAGAAGTATCTGTAACGGTGGCTACTTGAAGCTGAGGCCGGCGCTGAGGACGAACATCGTCACGACGGGGTTGCCGATGTAGTCGCCTTCGAGCGGCTGGGCACCGATGCGGTAATAGCGGCCGTCGAACGTGAAGGCGACGTGCTCGCCGATGAACCAGCGGGCACCACCGCCGACGTTGAGCGTCAGCGTCTGCGGGCCGTACGTCAGCGCGGATTCGGCGCGCCCTGCCCTGATCTGCGAGAGCCCCACGCCGCCGCCAAGGTAGCTCCATCCGCGGCTGCTGCCGAAGTTCAGCGATACCTGCGGCACGATGCCGCGCACGCGGTATTCGCCTTCCGTTGTCGTGACGACGGTCGACGCGTCGGCGCCAGGCGCCTGCGTGCCACCGATCATCAGCAGCGATGCGCCCACCCCCAGCGTCACCTTCCCGCGCACGGGATAGACGTGCGCGCCGGCGTCGAAGCCGAGCACGCGCTTGGGAAGCTCCTCCGCGAGGAGGCCGCGCGGTGCCGCCAGTTCCTCCGAGCGGCCGACGCTGGTGAACGCCCCGCGCACGTCGATTGCGAACGGCCCCGGCGGTTCGGGCGCCTGGGCCCACGCCCCGACGGGCGAAGCCAGTAAGCAGACGCTGACGAGTAACAGCGAGCGGGTCACGGAGCGCATCGCAAGCAGTATAGGCGGGAGAGGCGGGGAGTGGCCGTGCGCCCGGGTACAATCTGCCGCATGTCCAGTTCCCAGCGTGCGTTCGCGTCGCGCTCCGCTCGTGCCCTGCTCGTCACCGCCGCCGTGTCGATGGCCGCGTGCTCGACGCCGACGTCGCACGTGGCACCGCCGGGGCCCGACCTCGAATCGATCGACGCCGCGCGTCTCGAAGCACACGCCGCGTTCCTCGCCGACGATCTGCTGGAAGGGCGCGCGCCGGGTGCGCGCGGCGGCGATCTCGCGGCGCGCTACGTGGCCACGCAGTTCGCGCTGCTCGGTCTCGAGCCAGGCGCGGCCGACGGCACGTTCTACCAACCCGTCCCCATCGTCGAGGCGACAGTTTCGCGCGAGCGTACGACGATGAGCGCGCGTGGTTCGAAGGGACGGCGCGCGTTCACGATGGGCAGGGACCTGTCGCTCATCGCGTCCGTCGACGCGCCATCGGTCGCGCTCGATGCGGAGGTGGTCTTCGTGGGCCACGGCATCGTCGCGCCCGAGTACGACTGGAACGACTACGACGGTGCGGACGTGACGGGGAAGGTCGTCATGGCGATGGTCAACGATCCGCCCGCGACCAACGCGGAACCAGACCTGTTCGCCGGCAAGGCGCTCACGTACTACGGGCGCTGGACGTACAAGTTCGAGGAAGCGCTGCGGCAGGGCGCGGCCGGCGTGATCCTCATCCACACGGAGGCCTCGGCCACGTATCCCTTCGGCGTGGTGCTCTCGACGACGATCGGCGAGCAGGTGTTCCTGCCCACTGCCGACGGCGAGCCCGTGCTGCGGCTGAAGTCATGGCTCACCAACGACGCGGCCGTCGATCTGGCCGCGCTCGGTGGACAGGACCTCGATGCGCTGCGGGAGCGCGCACTCACGCGCGGCGCGAAGGCCACGCCGCTTGGCGTCACCGTCTCCTTGCGCGTGACGCAGGCCACCACGCGCAAGACGTCGCCCAACGTCGTTGCGAAGCTGCCGGGGCGCAACGCCGAGGAGGCCATCGTGTTCTCGTCGCACTACGACCACATGGGCCGGCGCGAGACCACCGATGGGTCGGACGGCATCTGGAACGGCGCGCGCGACAACGCGTCTGGCGTCGGCGCGCTGCTCGAACTCGCGCGCGCGTACGCCACGTCGCCGTACGCACCGGGCCGCACCGTCTATTTCCTCGCCACGACGGCAGAGGAGCGTGGCCTGCTCGGATCCGAGTACTTCGTGCAGCACTCGCCGTTTCCCGTGGATCGCATCGCCGCCAACCTGAACATGGACAGCATGAACGTGTACGGGTCGTCGGCCTCGTTCGTGATGCTCGGCGCGGACAGGACGGACGCCGCGGAACTGGTGGAGGAAGTGGCGCGCGCGCAGAACCGCACGCCCGGCACCGACGAGCATCCCGAGCGCGGCTACTTCTTCAGGTCCGATCACTTCCCGTTCGTGAAGGCGGGCGTGCCGGCGTTCTCGCTGACGCTTGGCGATGCGTCGGGCTTCCGTGGCCCGCGCGCCGAGCAGGCGCGCGCCATGTCCGACGCGTACAACGCGACGCACTACCACCAGCCCTCCGACGAAATCTCGCCGGACTGGGACTGGACCGGTGCCGTCGAAGACACGCGTCTGATGGCGGAGCTCGGGTGGCGCATCGCCGCACTGCCCGTGATGCCGGCGTACAAGAGCGGCGACCAGTTCGCACGCATCCGCGCGAAGGACGGGAAGTAGCCCATGCTCGCCACACTCGCGGGGATTCGCGCCGCCGCGGTACGCATCGACCGCATCGCGCGACGGACGCCTGTCGTCGATCTCGCGCCGATCGTCGAGGGCCTGCACGTGAAGTGCGAACAGATGCAGCCCATCGGCGCATTCAAGATTCGCGGCGCATACAACTATCTCGCGCAGCTCGACGCTGACGCGCGCGCGGCCGGCGTCATCACGTACTCGTCGGGCAATCACGGCCAGGCCGTGGCGTACGCGGCGCAGCGATTCGGCATCCCGGCGGTGATCGTGATGCCCGAGACGGCACCGGCCGTGAAGGTGGACGGCGCGCGCCGCTGGGGCGCCGAGGTGGTGTTCGCGGGCACGACGACAGTCCACAGGCAGGAGCGCGCTGAAGCGCTGGCGGCAGAGCGCGGCCTGCTCGTGGTGCCGCCGTTCGACAGCCTGCCGATCGTCGAAGGTCAGGGAACGGCCGGACTCGAGTTGCTCGAACAGGTGCCGGCCGTGCGGACCGTTGTGGTGCCCGTCGGTGGCGGCGGGCTCATCTCCGGCGTCGCGGCGGCCATCAAGTTGTCGGATCCGTCGATTCGCGTGATCGGCGTCGAGCCCGAAGGCGCGCCGAAGATGTCGCAGTCGCTCGCGGCAGGCGTGCCCGTGACGTTGGCATCGGTGAAGAGCGTGGCCGACGGATTGATGGCGGTCAGGCCCGGCACGATCAACTTCGCGCACGTGCAGGCGTTGGTCGACGATGTGGTGACCGTGTCCGACGATGCGATCGTCGATGCGGCGCGCGTGTTGTGGGAGAGCGCGCGCATCGCGATCGAGCCGAGCGGCGCGGCGTCGGTCGCGGGTGCGTTGCCGCGCCTCGACGCCTGGCGCGCCGACGGTCCCGTGGTCGCCGTGCTCAGCGGCGGCAACGTCGGTCTCGCGGAACTCGCGACCCTGATTGCGTCGAGTGCCAGGGGCTGAAACCCCTGGCCTCCATCTGAAAACCGACCGGTTGCCGGTTGCCCACTGCCGGTTGCCGGACTAGGTAGCAAGCGGCGGGCCCTGCGGGACGCGGATGCGCATGCGTGGCGCGGTGTATGCGTGGCGCCTTGCGGTGAACGTGGCGGTGAGGTACTCGCCCATGTGCACGTTGCCAGACATCGTGTCGCCGGTGGCCTTGCCCGAGAACGTGAACGTCACGGAGCTCCCCGGCCGACGCTCGACGCTCCGGACCACGACCTCGTCGCCCTCGACCATGCCCGCGATGTCGCGCGTGCTGAACTCGCCCTGATGCGTGCCCTGCAGCCAGCCGTCCTTCTGCTCCAACGAGAGCGTGTGGCGACCCTGGCTGCTGGCAAACGCAACCTCCACGTCCCAGCGTCCGCTCACGTCGATCGACGGCGCTGCCATTGCCGTCGATCGGGGCGGACGCGTGGCAGACAGCAGTGCATGGATGCGATCGGCCACGATCTTGTCGTCGCCCGGCTGCATCATCCACGCCGCCACGGAGATCGACGTTGTCCCGGCTGCCGCGGCGCCCCGACCGCCTCCGCCCGCACCGACGGCAATCCTGGGCTTGTTCTTCGAGAGATAGTCGGCGGCATCCTCGCCCGTGATGTTGAGAGCGTCGGGGTTCCACGAGATGACGAGCGACGGCGTGCGATTGGACAGTCCCTGCGGCTCGCGCACGGTGGTCGTGACGCCGGGCACCGTGCCCACACGCTTCGCGATCGTGTCGAGCCAGCCGAGCCACGTCTTCCACTCGGCGGCGTGATCGCGCGTGACCCACGCCTCGACGGCGGCCAGCATGCCGAGCGTCTCCTCGCGGCCCACCTTGTTGTCGCGCCCAGGACCATGGTGCGGGGCGCTCGCCTGCCACGCCGACTGCAGCAGCGCCTTGTCGCCGAGCAGCAGACCCGCGCACTGCGGTCCGCGCAGCGCCTTGCCGCCGCTGTAGGCGACGATTGTCGCGCCCTGCTGGAGGTGCACGTTGGGGAAGGTGAGGCCTTCGGCCGCGGCGTCGATCAGGATGGGTACCTTCTTCGGCTTCGCGACCTTCGCGATGTTCTCGAGCGAGAACGGACCAGACATGGTCTCGTTCCCCGCGAGCAGGTAGATCATCGCGGTCCGCGGACCGAGCGCGCGTTCGAGCTCCTCGAGCGAATCGACGGTGATCATCGTCACGCCGACGTTGCGCACGGCGGCGTCGTACACGTTGCGCGAGTAGCGCGGGCAGACGACTTCCGTCTTGTCGAAGCCCGTGAGGTCGGGAATGCGCACGAGGCGTTCGGGGTTGCCGCCGGTGACGCACGCGGCGGTGACATGCTTGAGACCCGCCGCGCAGCCAGACGACACCATGCCCCACTCTGCGCCCGTGAGCTCGGCGAGCCGCTGTCCGACGGCGGCGGCCAGTTCGTCGATCTGCGCGTAGTAGCGCGTCGCGGCATCCATCGCGGCGCGCACTTCGGGCAGTTCGACGGAGCCGCCGATGATCGTGAACGTGCCGCGACAGTTGATGACCGGCTCGACGCCGATCGACTGATAGATCTCCGGCCCTGGCTTCAGCGGCCCTGCGGCCGCAGCGGCGGCGTGCGTGGCGGCGGCGCCGAGCATCGTCGGCATCGCCAGCGCGGGAGCGAGGCGGAACAGATCGCGCCGCGTGACACCCTCCTGCGGCAGGTCGGGAAGGAGATCGTCATGCATGGTGGCCCTATGCTACTGCACTGCATCCGGACATGCGCGTCCGGTGACCCAGTCAGCGCTGAATCAATGCCCGCGCCGCGACGATCGCCTCGTCGAGCGTGGTGACCGCACCATCGAGCTGCTGGTCGTACACGGCGCGCAGCACGTCACCCATCGACGGTCCAGGCGGGACGCCGAGCGCCATCAGGTGCCGACCGAGGAGCAGCGGTGGTGGGGCCGAATGCTCGACACCGAGCGCCGAGACGCGATCGAGGAACCACTGCCCGAACGAGCAGTCGAACGTGCCGCCGCGGCCGTTGCAGTCCGCGTCGGAGAGGCGCGCCAGCAACACCATGTCGACCTTGCGGGCCAGGCGACGGAACGCCCCATCGGAGACAGGCGCGGCGGCCTTCCACCACGACCCGGGCAGCATGTGCCACGCGACGAGCGCGAGCACCTGATTGCGCACCGGGTAGCCGTCGAGCGTGTGGACCTGCAGCGCATCCAGGATGGCCGTGGCGAGCGGTACGCCGGCGCCCTCGTGGCCGGGCGACTTGATGCGGCCGTCAACTTCGGCGGTGACGAGCGGCTTGCCGATGTCGTGCAGGAGCGCGCCGAGCATCAGCGCCACCTGCTCCGGATACGTAAAGTCGCGCTTCCGCGTTGCCGCCTCGTCCACCACCATCGTGGTGTGCGTCCACACGTCGCCTTCGGGATGCCACTCGGCATCCTGCGGGCACGCCGCCAGCGCGTCGAGCGTGGGCCACAGGCGCGCCACGACGCCGAGATCGCGTCCGAGGTGCAGGCCGATGGACGGGCGATGGGCGCGAAGCAGCAGTTTCTCCACCTCGCCCCAGATGCGCTCGGCGGGCAGGTCGTCGAGCGGCGTCTCGCGGCAGACGCGCGCCGTCGCCTCGTCGAGCCGGCAGGCGAAGCGCGCGGCGAACTGCAGCGCACGCAGCACGCGGAGGCTGTCGTCGCCGAACGTCCGTGCGTCGACCATGCGGAGCAGGCGAGCGTCGAGATCGGCGCGGCCGCCGTGCGGGTCGAGGTACGCGTCGGTGAGCGGATCCCAGCCGATCGCGTTCATCGTGAAGTCACGGCGGCTGGCGGCCTCGTCAAACGACAGCCACGGATCGCCGAACACGGCGAAACCCTTGTGCCCGCGACCCACCTTCGACTCACGGCGGGGCAACGACACGTCGAGCCCCTGCACCTTGAAGACCGTGAAGCTCTCGCCGACGGTATTCACCGGCCCCCACTGCGCGAGCAGCGCGCGCAGGTCGTCGGCGGGAATGCCGAACACCTCGATGTCGATGTCCTTGCTCGGGTGTCCCAGCAGCGCGTCCCTGACGTAGCCACCGACGACGAGCGCGCGTCCGCCGCGTGCGCGCACGGCCGTGGCGATCGCATGGACGAGCGCGAGATCCTGCCCCGGCGTGGCGCTGGTCATCGCGGCGTCCGGCTGAACCTGGCCGACACCCAGTCGGCAAGGCCCGGCAACAGTGCCGACGCCGCGGGGATGAGCCGCGTCAGCGCCATCGGATACACGTCGGCCCTTGGGCGTCGCAACGCACGCACCATCGTTGTCGCGACGTGTTCAGGTGATTGGCGAGGGCCGGAGCCCGAGACATCCATGCCCCATTCCTGTGCGATGGCGCTGCGGAACTCCGTTTCGGTGCTGATCGGATACACGAGCGTGACGTGGATGCCGGTCCCCGCGAGTTCGGCGCGCACGGATTCGCCGAGGCCCGCCTGCGCGAACTTCGTCGCGGCGTAGGCACCCATGCGCGGCACGCCCTTGCGGCCGACGATCGACGACACGATGAAGATGTGGCCGTGACGCTGCAAGCGGAAGTGACGACAGGCGGCGCGCGCAGCGTGGAAGGTGCCGAAGTAGTTGACGTCCATCAACCGGCGCATGGCGTCGGCGTCCGTCTCGTCGAGCCGCCCGTTGTAGCCGAGCCCCGCGTTGCACACCATGACGTCGATCCGTCCCGTCGCGGCGATGGCGGTGTCCATCGCGCGATCGACCTGTGCGGGGTCGGTGACGTCACAGGCTACTGGCGTTGCCGCGCCGCCCGCGCCGACGATCGTCGCCGCGACATGTTCGAGCCTGTCGAGCCGGCGTGCGGCCAGCACGACGTGCAGGCCCTCGCGCGCGAACGCTTCGGCGCACGCCTGGCCGATGCCAGACGAGGCTCCCGTGATGACGGCCGTTCGCCGATCGCCCATCCCGGCATCGTAGCAGCGCGGGTGCTATCCTCGGCACCCATGACAGCCGGACGCATGCCCGCGGCCGCCGCGCGAGAGGTGCGCTGACATGGAACGCACGCAGCGGTTGCTCCGCGATCTGGTCGCCATCAACTCGATCAATCCCCTGCTCGTGCCGGGCGCGCCGGGTGAGGCCGACGCCGCGGAGTGTCTGGCAACCTGCCTGCGCGAGAGTGGTCTCGACGTCACGGTGAGCGAGGTGGTGCCTGGCCGCCCCAACGTCGTCGGCGTACTCGACGGCACGCAGCCGGGGCCGACGCTGCTGCTGTGCGGGCACCTCGATACCGTTGGTGTCGAAGGCATGGACGATCCGTTCACGCCCGTCGAACGCGACGGCCGTCTCTACGGACGCGGCACGCAGGACATGAAGGGCGGGCTGGCCGCCTGCGTGGGCGCGGCGCGTCTGCTTGCCGCCGAAGGCCTGGCGAAGGGCCGGGTGCTCGTCGCCGGCGTGGTGGACGAGGAGTTCGCGAGTCTCGGCGCGGAGGCCCTGGTGCGCGACTGGCGCGCTGACGCCGCGGTGATCACCGAGCCGACGGATCTCACGGTGGCGACCGCGCACAAGGGCTTCGCGTGGCTCGAGATCGTGACGCATGGCAAGGCCGCGCACGGCAGCCGGCCCGAAGACGGGCGCGATGCGATTCTCGCGATGGGGCGCGTGCTCGGCGTCCTTGAGCGGTTCGATCAGGAACTGCGCGCGCGTCCGACGCATCCGCTGCTCGGCAGCGGATCGCTGCACGCGTCGACGATCGCCGGCGGCACCGAAGCGAGCGTGTATCCGGCCGAGTGTCGTCTGTCGATGGAACGGCGCACGCTGCCGGGCGAAGACGGTGCGCGTGCGCTGCACGAAGTGGAGCAGATGCTTGCCGTGCTGCGCCGCAACGACGCCGCGTTCCGCGCCGACGCGCGTCTCGTCGTGGATCGGCCGGCGTACGACCTCGACCCGTCGGCGGAACTGCCGCAGCAACTCGTGGTGGCGGCGCGTGCGCGCGGCCTCGAAGCACGCCTCACCGGCATGAGCTACTGGACCGACGCGGCGATTCTTGGCAATGCGGGCATTCCGACAGTGATCTTCGGTCCGCGCGGCGCGGGACTCCACAGTGCGGTGGAGTACGTCGACCTGTCGAGCGTCGACGAGTGCGCGTACACGCTTGCCGCCCTCGCCAGGCAGTTCCTCGGGTGAGCGGTCGCTGACGTATCAGCGCAGGCGGTGCCGGCGTGGATCACCCGCGCAGGTGCGCTGGTAGGCGCGGCCGCCCGTGTCCCATCCCGGCGAATCGTGCCGGCACGACACGCAGCGCAGCGTGACGCGCGACCCTTCGACGTGCAGATAGCGGTCGTGTCCCTGCATGCCACAGATGGCCTGCTGCAGCCACTCGCCGATGCGTGCCAGTTGTTCGGCGAACGGTCGTTGTCGGGCCTGTAGAGCCGGGAATGTGGTGGTGAACGCCGTGGGATGGAATCCACTGGCCATGAGTGCGTCTCCTCCCTGACGCCCCGCACATCAGTGCAGTGCGCCCCTCGTGTATGTCAACGGCCGGGAGCGAGATGGCGAACAGCTACTGCAATTCAGGAACTCGGCGCCGTGGGCTTCGGCTCGAGCAGGTGCTTCAGCTGCCGGCCGTAGTAGCGCAGCACGAAACGATCGCGCACGCGCACCACGGTCCCCTCCTGCTGCAGCACGCCGCGCTCCTCGAGCAGCGCGAGTCCCTGCGTGACAGCCAGGCGTGCATCCGTCGTCTCGAGGTTGGCACCGTCGGCGCCGAGGCGATCGATGAGGGCGGCGACAGCGGAGACCAGGTCGGTGCGCGGCATGGACGGCCGCATCGCGGCGGCCACCAGGGCCGTCGGCAGCACCTTGTGCAGGCGGCCGATGGAGCCGAGCACCTGC
This genomic window contains:
- a CDS encoding M20/M25/M40 family metallo-hydrolase gives rise to the protein MSSSQRAFASRSARALLVTAAVSMAACSTPTSHVAPPGPDLESIDAARLEAHAAFLADDLLEGRAPGARGGDLAARYVATQFALLGLEPGAADGTFYQPVPIVEATVSRERTTMSARGSKGRRAFTMGRDLSLIASVDAPSVALDAEVVFVGHGIVAPEYDWNDYDGADVTGKVVMAMVNDPPATNAEPDLFAGKALTYYGRWTYKFEEALRQGAAGVILIHTEASATYPFGVVLSTTIGEQVFLPTADGEPVLRLKSWLTNDAAVDLAALGGQDLDALRERALTRGAKATPLGVTVSLRVTQATTRKTSPNVVAKLPGRNAEEAIVFSSHYDHMGRRETTDGSDGIWNGARDNASGVGALLELARAYATSPYAPGRTVYFLATTAEERGLLGSEYFVQHSPFPVDRIAANLNMDSMNVYGSSASFVMLGADRTDAAELVEEVARAQNRTPGTDEHPERGYFFRSDHFPFVKAGVPAFSLTLGDASGFRGPRAEQARAMSDAYNATHYHQPSDEISPDWDWTGAVEDTRLMAELGWRIAALPVMPAYKSGDQFARIRAKDGK
- a CDS encoding aminotransferase class V-fold PLP-dependent enzyme: MPTMLGAAATHAAAAAAGPLKPGPEIYQSIGVEPVINCRGTFTIIGGSVELPEVRAAMDAATRYYAQIDELAAAVGQRLAELTGAEWGMVSSGCAAGLKHVTAACVTGGNPERLVRIPDLTGFDKTEVVCPRYSRNVYDAAVRNVGVTMITVDSLEELERALGPRTAMIYLLAGNETMSGPFSLENIAKVAKPKKVPILIDAAAEGLTFPNVHLQQGATIVAYSGGKALRGPQCAGLLLGDKALLQSAWQASAPHHGPGRDNKVGREETLGMLAAVEAWVTRDHAAEWKTWLGWLDTIAKRVGTVPGVTTTVREPQGLSNRTPSLVISWNPDALNITGEDAADYLSKNKPRIAVGAGGGGRGAAAAGTTSISVAAWMMQPGDDKIVADRIHALLSATRPPRSTAMAAPSIDVSGRWDVEVAFASSQGRHTLSLEQKDGWLQGTHQGEFSTRDIAGMVEGDEVVVRSVERRPGSSVTFTFSGKATGDTMSGNVHMGEYLTATFTARRHAYTAPRMRIRVPQGPPLAT
- a CDS encoding HD domain-containing protein, which gives rise to MTSATPGQDLALVHAIATAVRARGGRALVVGGYVRDALLGHPSKDIDIEVFGIPADDLRALLAQWGPVNTVGESFTVFKVQGLDVSLPRRESKVGRGHKGFAVFGDPWLSFDEAASRRDFTMNAIGWDPLTDAYLDPHGGRADLDARLLRMVDARTFGDDSLRVLRALQFAARFACRLDEATARVCRETPLDDLPAERIWGEVEKLLLRAHRPSIGLHLGRDLGVVARLWPTLDALAACPQDAEWHPEGDVWTHTTMVVDEAATRKRDFTYPEQVALMLGALLHDIGKPLVTAEVDGRIKSPGHEGAGVPLATAILDALQVHTLDGYPVRNQVLALVAWHMLPGSWWKAAAPVSDGAFRRLARKVDMVLLARLSDADCNGRGGTFDCSFGQWFLDRVSALGVEHSAPPPLLLGRHLMALGVPPGPSMGDVLRAVYDQQLDGAVTTLDEAIVAARALIQR
- a CDS encoding NAD-dependent epimerase/dehydratase family protein; translated protein: MRVFVTGATGYIGSAVVDALQRASHEVVALVRHQAKARRLADRGVESAVGTLGNPSTWRQQASTCTGFVHAAFEQSPKGVEIDRIALDTLVDLARAAGERGPASFIYTSGIWVLGSSPEPVDETAPLHPTDLVAWRPAHEQLVLDTASDTLRAAVIRPGIVYGGAHGIVSDLLASAENGLMRIVGSGENHWPLVYDRDLADLYARVLVSDEGRGVFHATDGADEQVRTIAEAIVEHRPHPPDIRFVPLAEARAKMGPYADALALDQRIRSPRAHALGWNPSLRSVSGNIPRLFEELRRGRARQQQEQQDS
- a CDS encoding threonine/serine dehydratase, with the protein product MLATLAGIRAAAVRIDRIARRTPVVDLAPIVEGLHVKCEQMQPIGAFKIRGAYNYLAQLDADARAAGVITYSSGNHGQAVAYAAQRFGIPAVIVMPETAPAVKVDGARRWGAEVVFAGTTTVHRQERAEALAAERGLLVVPPFDSLPIVEGQGTAGLELLEQVPAVRTVVVPVGGGGLISGVAAAIKLSDPSIRVIGVEPEGAPKMSQSLAAGVPVTLASVKSVADGLMAVRPGTINFAHVQALVDDVVTVSDDAIVDAARVLWESARIAIEPSGAASVAGALPRLDAWRADGPVVAVLSGGNVGLAELATLIASSARG
- a CDS encoding dienelactone hydrolase family protein; amino-acid sequence: MKLTAGVGLLTAALVFPAQDASAQTAFSATHAAATDPHAEHAMEAASHAGHQAAPAAANLPPGEDGAKARLNSSPRHGEYADIALAGGSPLRAWVSYPERKDKAPVVIVIHEIFGLSDWIRSVADQLAADGYIAIAPDLLTGKGPNGGGTEAFASRDDVVAGVRGLTPDEVVARLNAVRDYGVKLPAANGKSATVGYCWGGSTSFMYATRQPGLDAAVVFYGGSPSDLGTLASTKAAVLGLYGENDARVNATIDPAKAEMGRLKKVFDTHIYAGAGHGFLRAQSGQNGANLKATQEAWPTMLAFFKKYL